In Kitasatospora sp. NA04385, a single genomic region encodes these proteins:
- a CDS encoding response regulator transcription factor — MSEGSAPIRVFLLDDHEVVRRGVHDLLDSEPDLQVVGEAGTVEQALARVPALRPDVAVLDMRLPDGDGVTVCRELRSRMPQLACLMLTSFDDEEALLDSIMAGAAGYVLKQISGTDLVTAIRTVASGQSMLDPGAATRLMARLRGETPAPAPEFPQLTDREREILALIGQGLTNRQIGERVFLAEKTVKNHISRLLAKLGVERRVQAAVIATQTLAAQPGGATAHHP; from the coding sequence ATGTCCGAGGGTTCGGCGCCGATCAGGGTGTTCCTGCTGGACGACCACGAGGTGGTCCGCCGCGGGGTGCACGACCTGCTGGATTCGGAACCGGACCTCCAGGTCGTCGGCGAGGCCGGGACGGTCGAGCAGGCCCTGGCCCGGGTCCCCGCGCTGCGCCCGGACGTCGCGGTGCTGGACATGCGGCTGCCGGACGGCGACGGCGTGACGGTCTGCCGGGAGCTGCGCTCGCGGATGCCGCAACTGGCCTGCCTGATGCTCACCTCCTTCGACGACGAGGAGGCGCTGCTCGACTCGATCATGGCGGGCGCGGCGGGCTACGTGCTCAAGCAGATCAGCGGCACCGACCTGGTCACCGCGATCCGCACGGTCGCCTCCGGGCAGTCGATGCTCGACCCGGGCGCCGCGACCAGGCTGATGGCCCGGCTGCGCGGCGAGACCCCGGCCCCCGCGCCGGAGTTCCCGCAGCTGACCGACCGGGAGCGGGAGATCCTGGCGCTGATCGGCCAGGGGCTCACCAACCGGCAGATCGGCGAGCGGGTGTTCCTGGCCGAGAAGACGGTGAAGAACCACATCTCCCGGCTGCTCGCCAAGCTCGGCGTGGAGCGCCGGGTGCAGGCCGCGGTGATCGCCACCCAGACCCTGGCCGCCCAGCCCGGCGGGGCTACAGCACATCACCCCTGA
- a CDS encoding APC family permease, with product MVDPAPADAGTARQRLRAWLLDGLADMAKQYPGPHAQATDQQHGQRWWKVMCLTGLDYFSTLGYQPGIAALAAGLLSPVATIVLVLVTLFGALPVYRRVAQESPHGEGSIAMLERLLSFWKGKLFVLALLGFAATDFLITITLSSADATAHLVENPHLRSVLGGHQVLITLLLIAGLGAVFLKGFGEAIGVAVVLVAVYLVLNVVVVAVGLWHVVTAPSLITDWTHALSLEHGNPVAMIGVALVVFPKLALGLSGFETGVAVMPHIEGDPDDTEQRPTGRIRGARKLLTTAAVIMSCFLITTSFITTLLIPADDFQPGGPANGRALAYLAHHYLGGAFGSVYDLSTIAILWFAGASAMAGLLNLMPRYLPRYGMAPHWARAVRPMVLVLTGIAFLITWLFDANVDKQGGAYATGVLVLITSAAIAVTIAARAARQRGWAVGFAVIAAVFLYTTAINIAERPDGVKIGACFIAAIVLVSLASRLARAFELRVTDVRLDEVAERFVRDTAHRTIRFIANEPAGRDLAEYRDKVHQIRADNDIPAEDDLVFVEVTVLDPSDFEAELRVRGEVLHDRYRVLTLEHSSIPNALAAILLHVRDTTGELPHIYFEWTEGSPFAQFLRFFLFGQGEVAPVTREVLREAEPDRGRRPRVHVG from the coding sequence GTGGTCGACCCCGCCCCCGCGGACGCAGGAACGGCCCGGCAGCGGCTGCGCGCCTGGCTGCTCGACGGTCTCGCCGACATGGCCAAGCAGTACCCGGGCCCGCACGCCCAGGCCACCGACCAGCAGCACGGCCAGCGCTGGTGGAAGGTGATGTGCCTGACCGGCCTGGACTACTTCTCCACCCTCGGCTACCAGCCCGGCATCGCCGCCCTCGCGGCCGGCCTGCTCTCCCCGGTCGCCACCATCGTGCTGGTGCTGGTCACCCTGTTCGGCGCGCTGCCGGTCTACCGCCGGGTCGCCCAGGAGAGCCCGCACGGCGAGGGCTCGATCGCCATGCTGGAACGCCTGCTGTCGTTCTGGAAGGGCAAGCTGTTCGTCCTCGCCCTGCTCGGCTTCGCCGCCACCGACTTCCTGATCACCATCACCCTCTCCTCCGCCGACGCCACCGCCCACCTGGTGGAGAACCCGCACCTGCGCAGCGTGCTCGGCGGCCACCAGGTGCTGATCACCCTGCTGCTGATCGCCGGCCTCGGCGCGGTCTTCCTCAAGGGCTTCGGCGAGGCCATCGGCGTGGCCGTCGTCCTGGTCGCCGTCTACCTGGTGCTGAACGTGGTGGTGGTCGCCGTCGGCCTGTGGCACGTGGTCACCGCGCCCTCCCTGATCACCGACTGGACGCACGCGCTCAGCCTGGAGCACGGCAACCCGGTCGCGATGATCGGCGTCGCCCTGGTGGTCTTCCCCAAGCTCGCCCTCGGCCTGTCCGGCTTCGAGACCGGCGTCGCCGTCATGCCGCACATCGAGGGCGACCCGGACGACACCGAGCAGCGCCCCACCGGACGCATCCGCGGCGCCCGCAAGCTGCTCACCACCGCCGCCGTCATCATGAGCTGCTTCCTGATCACCACCAGCTTCATCACCACCCTGCTCATCCCCGCCGACGACTTCCAGCCCGGCGGCCCCGCCAACGGCCGCGCCCTGGCCTACCTCGCCCACCACTACCTCGGCGGCGCCTTCGGCTCGGTCTACGACCTCTCCACCATCGCCATCCTGTGGTTCGCCGGGGCCTCCGCGATGGCCGGACTGCTCAACCTGATGCCCCGCTACCTGCCCCGCTACGGCATGGCCCCGCACTGGGCCCGCGCGGTGCGCCCGATGGTGCTGGTGCTCACCGGGATCGCCTTCCTCATCACCTGGCTGTTCGACGCCAACGTCGACAAGCAGGGCGGCGCGTACGCCACCGGCGTCCTGGTACTGATCACCTCCGCGGCGATCGCCGTCACCATCGCCGCCCGGGCCGCCCGCCAGCGCGGCTGGGCCGTCGGCTTCGCGGTCATCGCCGCGGTCTTCCTCTACACCACCGCGATCAACATCGCCGAACGCCCCGACGGCGTGAAGATCGGCGCCTGCTTCATCGCCGCGATCGTGCTGGTCTCGCTCGCCTCCCGGCTCGCCCGCGCCTTCGAACTACGGGTCACCGACGTGCGGTTGGACGAGGTCGCGGAACGCTTCGTGCGCGACACCGCGCACCGCACGATCCGCTTCATCGCCAACGAACCGGCCGGCCGCGACCTCGCCGAGTACCGCGACAAGGTGCACCAGATCCGCGCCGACAACGACATCCCCGCCGAGGACGACCTGGTCTTCGTCGAGGTCACCGTGCTCGACCCGTCCGACTTCGAGGCCGAACTGCGGGTGCGCGGCGAAGTCCTGCACGACCGCTACCGGGTCCTCACCCTGGAGCACTCCAGCATCCCCAACGCGCTCGCCGCGATACTGCTGCACGTGCGCGACACCACCGGCGAACTCCCGCACATCTACTTCGAGTGGACCGAGGGCAGCCCGTTCGCCCAGTTCCTGCGGTTCTTCCTGTTCGGGCAGGGCGAGGTCGCCCCGGTCACCCGCGAGGTGCTCCGCGAGGCCGAACCCGACCGGGGCCGCCGCCCCCGCGTCCACGTCGGCTGA